One Cololabis saira isolate AMF1-May2022 chromosome 18, fColSai1.1, whole genome shotgun sequence genomic region harbors:
- the LOC133464784 gene encoding uncharacterized protein LOC133464784 — translation MEWKSDDGRTELKMKKANKSHLPTHISARDRAQQYPGLLHESGGKLFCTPCNCVLEHLRKSTVTNHFASAKHAKMLNAAAGKVVARQLTLLEASTSKTVARATRNEICETWVSTCTAVNIPLSKSDHPTMRKFLKERVVNGGAIPGFHQLQEKHLGAVYEKRKEELKTLLAGKPVAVIFDETPDVEGRCVLNILLAPLEKDASGRILAYLADTVFLEQCNHSTVSVAVVNCLQEYSIKNEDVIVFDTDNAAYMKKAFTAALHALYPNSLHITCMAHIMNLIGNSFRKPFAQLNSFMLSFSQMFFNAGARKRRYLCFMINKLPGKKVTMPPNPCATRWNSWFFAVQYHKKYFGLYKEFIETEIQVCGRSVPPSVERLHEMLQHPNLAQSLNVQINIMADKCQPILNLLDIFESRRPVTTKIYNYLEDLQVVIAANKELQHEICAEYFEEFDLQHCTKTEILGTVGEAYVDAEEKLTKYMSDGQPAIEFLKEVRVFDPRHIAFLEDSVESYKAIPGFTHVPRDEFDSYFKALGPAALRASGCGVVDLDVFWDGLQERLPVLSSLAHRYKDAVSNSADAERSNSIYKLVLSNRRRSTTNPNLKALVFLCHNERILSGAFEREEREKGNVVEGEDMEEWEGLDDAGEGMEDD, via the exons ATGGAGTGGAAGTCGGACGACGGACGGACGgagctaaaaatgaaaaaagctaATAAATCGCACTTACCTACACACATTTCAGCCCGAGACCGGGCACAGCAGTACCCAGGGCTATTGCACGAGAGTGGCGGGAAATTGTTCTGCACCCCGTGCAACTGTGTTTTAGAGCACTTAAGGAAGTCGACGGTGACAAACCATTTTGCCAGCGCAAAACATGCCAAAATGCTCaatgctgctgcaggaaaagtTGTCGCAAGACAACTGACGCTCCTGGAGGCATCGACTTCTAAAACCGTCGCAAGGGCGACACGAAATGAG ATTTGTGAGACCTGGGTCTCCACCTGCACTGCAGTGAACATCCCCTTGTCTAAAAGTGACCACCCTACAATGAGGAAATTCCTCAAAGAAAGAGTAGTAAATGGTGGAGCGATTCCAGGATTTCACCAGCTGCAAGAGAAACACTTGGGAGCAGTatatgagaaaagaaaagaagagttgAAGACACTCCTGGCAGGAAAACCTGTCGCTGTGATCTTCGATGAGACTCCAGATGTAGAGGGGAGATGTGTGTTGAACATCCTGCTTGCACCACTAGAGAAGGATGCTTCTGGACGGATCTTGGCCTACCTTGCAGACACAGTGTTCCTTGAGCAGTGCAATCATTCCACTGTATCGGTGGCTGTCGTAAATTGCCTTCAAGAATACAGCATCAAAAATGAGGATGTCATTGTGTTTGACACAGATAACGCAGCATACATGAAGAAAGCATTCACAGCTGCTCTTCATGCACTGTACCCCAACTCACTGCACATCACATGCATGGCACACATTATGAACCTCATCGGCAATTCCTTTCGCAAACCTTTTGCACAGTTGAACAGCTTCATGCTGAGTTTCTCCCAGATGTTCTTCAATGCTGGAGCACGCAAGAGAAGATACCTCTGCTTCATGATAAACAAGCTGCCAGGAAAAAAGGTGACCATGCCTCCAAACCCCTGTGCAACACGCTGGAACTCTTGGTTCTTTGCCGTACAATACCACAAGAAGTACTTTGGACTGTACAAGGAGTTCATTGAGACGGAGATACAG GTGTGTGGCAGAAGTGTACCACCATCTGTGGAGAGACTCCATGAAATGCTTCAACACCCAAACCTGGCTCAGTCCCTGAATGTGCAGATCAACATCATGGCGGACAAGTGCCAACCCATCCTCAATCTGCTAGACATCTTTGAAAGCAGACGCCCAGTGACCACAAAGATCTACAATTATCTGGAGGATCTTCAGGTGGTCATTGCTGCCAACAAAGAGCTGCAGCATGAGATATGTGCAGAATACTTTGAGGAGTTTGACCTACAACACTGCACGAAGACCGAGATCCTCGGCACAGTTGGTGAGGCATATGTCGATGCTGAGGAAAAGCTCACTAAGTATATGTCGGATGGCCAGCCAGCCATAGAATTTCTCAAAGAGGTCAGGGTGTTTGATCCTCGTCACATCGCCTTCCTTGAGGACTCTGTGGAAAGCTACAAGGCCATTCCAGGTTTCACTCATGTGCCGAGAGATGAATTTGATTCTTATTTCAAAGCCCTGGGTCCAGCAGCACTCAGAGCTTCAGGTTGTGGTGTGGTGGATTTGGATGTGTTCTGGGATGGCTTACAGGAGAGACTTCCTGTGCTGTCCAGCTTAGCCCACAGGTACAAGGATGCTGTCTCCAACTCAGCTGATGCTGAACGGAGTAACAGCATCTATAAGCTGGTGTTGTCAAACAGAAGGAGGTCAACGACCAACCCCAACCTAAAAGCGTTGGTTTTCTTGTGTCATAATGAACGCATCCTCAGTGGAGCGTttgagagagaggagagggagaaggGAAACGTGGTAGAGGGGGAGGATATGGAGGAGTGGGAGGGCCTGGATGATGCGGGAGAGGGCATGGAGGATGACTGA
- the LOC133464785 gene encoding zinc finger BED domain-containing protein 5-like, with amino-acid sequence MANDVKNTLIERVKKSRYFSIELDETTDVADLAQLLVYVRYENDGAATEDLLFCQPLQTRTTADQIFQLLNEFMQENGLDWKRCVGVCTDGARAMTGRNSGVVARIREVAPEMRWTHCSIHREALTVKRMPEELKSVLDSAVKTVNFIKARPMNARLFHVLCEEMGSEHVQLLLHTEVRWLSRGKVLSRLFELHREVYLFLQGTTSPFADLFEEHVWLCQLAYLSDIFSRLNELNLGLQGLSKGVTKAEKQQEL; translated from the exons ATGGCCAACGATGTTAAAAACACACTGATTGAACGCGTTAAAAAAAGCCGATATTTTTCCATAGAGCTTGATGAGACAACAGACGTCGCAGATTTAGCACAATTATTGGTTTACGTGCGATATGAAAATGACGGTGCAGCTACGGaggatttgttgttttgtcAACCACTTCAGACCAGAACTACAGCAGACCAAATATTCCAACTACTAAATGAGTTTATGCAAGAGAACGGACTGGACTGGAAaaggtgtgtgggtgtgtgtacgGATGGAGCAAGAGCAATGACTGGCCGTAATAGCGGGGTAGTGGCTCGCATCCGAGAGGTGGCGCCCGAGATGCGCTGGACTCACTGCAGCATCCATCGTGAGGCGCTGACAGTGAAGAGGATGCCTGAAGAGCTTAAGTCTGTGCTGGATTCAGCTGTAAAAACAGTGAACTTCATCAAGGCCAGACCAATGAATGCTCGGTTATTTCACGTGCTCTGTGAGGAGATGGGAAGTGAGCATGTCCAGCTTTTACTTCATACTGAAGTAAGATGGCTCTCAAGGGGGAAGGTGCTTTCGAGGCTGTTTGAACTACACAGAGAGGTGTATCTGTTCTTGCAAGGAACAACCTCCCCCTTCGCAGACCTTTTTGAGGAACATGTGTGGCTCTGCCAGTTGGCCTACCTGTCAGACATTTTCTCTCGTTTAAATGAACTCAACTTGGGACTACAGGGACTCTCT AAAGGAGTCACTAAAGCTGAGAAACAGCAAGAACTGTAG